A window from Streptomyces sp. NBC_00299 encodes these proteins:
- a CDS encoding aminotransferase-like domain-containing protein: protein MTVTEPAPPAHRHTAAAVPPLAARAGAVGGSPVRDILAVTARPEVINFAGGLPAPELFDREGIAAAFRDVLAETPERALQYSTTEGEPSLRTGLAARISAGGLATDADDLLITTGSQQGLSLLATALLDPGDTVLVEDPCYLAALQAFGLAGARVVAVPGDADGVDAQALEELVARERPKLFYTVPTFQNPTGRTLPAERRAAVAEAAARSGVWIVEDDPYGELRYEGERVPWIASYPGAQDRTVLLGSFSKVMAPGLRLGWLRAPAALRRACVVAKQAADLHTPTLNQLAAARYLTGLDAHVARVRDVYRVRRDAMLAGLPGALPEGSAWARPEGGMFLWARLPESYDTTALLPKVVRQDVAYVPGAPFYAGEPDRSTLRLCFVTQTPAEIGEGLRRLGEGLRQA from the coding sequence ATGACCGTCACCGAGCCCGCGCCTCCCGCACACCGCCACACCGCGGCCGCCGTGCCGCCGCTCGCGGCGCGGGCCGGGGCGGTCGGCGGGTCGCCCGTGCGGGACATTCTCGCCGTCACCGCGCGGCCCGAGGTCATCAACTTCGCGGGCGGGCTGCCGGCGCCGGAGCTGTTCGACCGGGAGGGCATCGCGGCCGCCTTCCGTGATGTGCTCGCCGAGACGCCGGAGCGGGCGTTGCAGTACTCCACGACGGAGGGCGAGCCGAGCCTGCGCACCGGGCTCGCCGCGCGCATATCGGCCGGGGGCCTGGCGACGGACGCCGACGACCTTCTCATCACCACCGGCTCCCAGCAGGGTCTGTCACTCCTGGCCACCGCGCTGCTGGATCCCGGGGACACGGTCCTCGTCGAAGACCCCTGTTATCTGGCGGCACTTCAGGCCTTCGGCCTCGCCGGAGCGCGGGTCGTGGCGGTGCCGGGGGACGCGGACGGGGTGGACGCGCAGGCGCTGGAGGAGCTGGTGGCGCGGGAGCGGCCGAAGCTCTTCTACACCGTGCCCACCTTCCAGAACCCGACCGGCAGGACCCTGCCCGCCGAGCGCAGAGCGGCCGTCGCCGAGGCCGCCGCACGGAGCGGGGTGTGGATCGTCGAGGACGACCCGTACGGCGAACTCCGCTACGAGGGCGAGCGCGTGCCGTGGATCGCGTCCTACCCCGGGGCCCAGGACCGTACGGTGCTGCTCGGTTCCTTCTCCAAGGTGATGGCGCCGGGCCTGCGGCTGGGCTGGCTGCGCGCCCCGGCAGCCCTGCGCCGGGCCTGCGTGGTCGCCAAGCAGGCGGCCGACCTGCACACGCCGACCCTCAACCAGCTCGCCGCCGCCCGCTACCTGACCGGCCTCGACGCACACGTCGCCCGCGTCAGGGACGTCTACCGCGTACGCCGCGACGCCATGCTCGCCGGCCTGCCCGGGGCCCTCCCGGAGGGGTCGGCCTGGGCCCGTCCCGAGGGCGGTATGTTCCTGTGGGCCCGGCTGCCGGAGTCGTACGACACGACGGCTCTGCTGCCGAAGGTGGTGCGGCAGGACGTGGCGTACGTCCCCGGCGCGCCCTTCTACGCGGGCGAGCCCGACCGGTCGACCCTGCGGCTGTGCTTCGTGACGCAGACGCCCGCGGAGATCGGAGAGGGGCTCAGGCGGCTCGGGGAGGGTTTGCGTCAGGCTTAG
- a CDS encoding DUF805 domain-containing protein, producing MNWFIEVLKKYAVFSGRARRKEYWMFTLFYLIFEIVFMAVGYAIDFPALVGVLVVALLLPSLAVTVRRLHDTDRSGWWILIGIVPLVGFIVMLVFLCSDTQPGANKYGPSPKEIPAHA from the coding sequence GTGAACTGGTTCATCGAGGTGCTCAAGAAGTACGCGGTGTTCAGCGGCCGTGCGCGCCGCAAGGAATACTGGATGTTCACGCTGTTCTACCTGATCTTCGAGATCGTGTTCATGGCCGTCGGCTACGCGATCGACTTCCCGGCCCTCGTGGGCGTCTTGGTGGTCGCGCTCCTGCTGCCCAGCCTGGCCGTCACCGTGCGCCGACTGCACGACACCGATCGCTCGGGCTGGTGGATCCTCATCGGGATCGTCCCGCTCGTCGGCTTCATCGTCATGCTGGTCTTCCTGTGCTCGGACACCCAGCCGGGCGCGAACAAGTACGGCCCGAGCCCCAAGGAGATCCCGGCGCACGCGTGA
- the hemB gene encoding porphobilinogen synthase, with translation MTTYGSFPGTRPRRLRTTPAMRRMVAETRLHPADFILPAFVREGVSEPVPIAAMPGVVQHTRDSLKKAAAEAVEAGISGIMLFGVPEEAKKDALGTPGTDPDGILQVAIRDVRAEVGDELLVMSDLCLDETTDHGHCGVLDAEGRVDNDATLERYAEMAQVQADAGAHVVGPSGMMDGQIGVVRDALDQIGREDVAVLAYTAKYASAFYGPFREAVGSSLQGDRKTYQQDPANARESLRELALDLEEGADMVMVKPAGPYLDILARVADAVDVPVAAYQISGEYSMIEAAAEKGWIDRERAILEALTGIKRAGARNILTYWAVEAARGLR, from the coding sequence ATGACGACGTACGGATCCTTCCCCGGTACGCGGCCGCGGCGTCTGCGGACCACCCCGGCCATGCGGCGGATGGTCGCCGAGACCAGGCTGCACCCCGCCGACTTCATCCTCCCGGCCTTCGTGCGCGAGGGCGTCAGCGAGCCGGTGCCGATCGCGGCCATGCCGGGGGTCGTCCAGCACACGCGGGACAGCCTGAAGAAGGCCGCCGCCGAGGCGGTGGAGGCCGGCATCTCCGGGATCATGCTCTTCGGGGTGCCCGAGGAGGCGAAGAAGGACGCCCTCGGGACTCCTGGGACCGATCCGGACGGGATTCTGCAGGTCGCCATCCGGGATGTGCGGGCCGAAGTGGGGGACGAGCTGCTCGTCATGTCCGATCTGTGTCTCGACGAGACCACCGATCACGGGCACTGCGGGGTGCTGGACGCGGAAGGGCGTGTCGACAACGACGCGACCCTGGAGCGGTACGCCGAGATGGCGCAGGTACAGGCCGACGCCGGGGCCCATGTGGTCGGGCCCAGCGGGATGATGGACGGGCAGATCGGCGTCGTCCGGGACGCGCTCGACCAGATCGGGCGGGAGGACGTCGCCGTCCTCGCCTACACCGCCAAGTACGCCTCCGCCTTCTACGGGCCGTTCCGGGAGGCCGTCGGCTCGTCGTTGCAGGGTGACCGGAAGACGTATCAGCAGGACCCGGCGAACGCGCGGGAGTCGCTGCGGGAGCTCGCCCTCGACCTGGAGGAGGGCGCCGACATGGTGATGGTCAAGCCGGCCGGGCCCTACCTCGACATCCTGGCGCGGGTCGCCGACGCGGTGGACGTGCCGGTCGCCGCCTATCAGATCTCCGGCGAGTACTCGATGATCGAGGCCGCCGCCGAGAAGGGCTGGATCGACCGGGAGCGGGCCATCCTGGAGGCGCTGACCGGCATCAAGAGGGCCGGAGCCCGCAACATTCTGACCTACTGGGCCGTCGAGGCGGCACGGGGACTTCGCTGA
- a CDS encoding FAD-binding oxidoreductase, producing MTATHHNTPDLFALSEIHGPVLRPGDDGYADEVTGFNLAALHTPDVVVGATDADDIVTALRWASATGTPVAVQATGHGANFPIDHGLLISTARMTDVRIDPDRRLATIAAGAKWRHVLEATAPHGLAALSGTSTDAGAVGYTLGGGLPVLGRAYGYATDLVRSFQVATPDGTLYESDPDHEPELFWALRGGKGNVGVVTSMVCELLPLSTILGGGIYASGEHTEALLHAWADWTRTVPDEMCSTFSLLRLPPIPEIPEPLRGGFWARVAIAWPGDPAEGERLLAPIRAAAPVAVDMVEEMPYAALDRIHMEPQDPLPAREACALLRDLTPDAIGTFLSEAGPDVPDFPLLVVEIRHMGGALARPARLEDAICSRDANYLLESVGVLAAPPAAEAIEMATRSLYTAMAPYGTGHTMINIHGTPGDSEDRARAWTPETCTRLTQDKSTYDPSNLLRFGHTVPL from the coding sequence ATGACCGCCACCCACCACAACACCCCCGACCTCTTCGCCCTGTCCGAGATCCACGGCCCGGTCCTGCGCCCCGGCGACGACGGCTACGCCGACGAGGTCACCGGCTTCAATCTGGCCGCGTTGCACACGCCCGACGTGGTCGTGGGTGCGACGGACGCCGACGACATCGTGACGGCGCTGCGCTGGGCGTCGGCCACCGGCACACCGGTCGCCGTGCAGGCGACGGGCCACGGCGCGAACTTCCCGATCGACCACGGCCTGCTGATCAGCACGGCCCGCATGACGGACGTACGCATCGACCCGGACCGGCGCCTCGCCACCATCGCGGCCGGCGCGAAGTGGCGCCACGTCCTGGAGGCCACCGCACCGCACGGCCTCGCCGCGCTCTCCGGCACGTCCACGGACGCCGGCGCGGTCGGCTACACCCTGGGCGGCGGCCTGCCGGTCCTCGGCCGGGCCTACGGCTACGCGACCGACCTGGTCCGCTCGTTCCAGGTGGCCACACCCGACGGCACCCTGTACGAGTCCGACCCCGACCACGAGCCGGAACTGTTCTGGGCGCTGCGCGGCGGCAAGGGCAATGTGGGCGTGGTGACGTCGATGGTCTGCGAGTTGCTGCCCCTGTCCACGATCCTCGGCGGCGGCATCTACGCCTCCGGCGAGCACACAGAGGCACTGCTGCACGCCTGGGCGGACTGGACCAGGACGGTCCCGGACGAGATGTGCAGCACCTTCTCCCTCCTCCGGCTCCCGCCCATCCCGGAGATCCCCGAACCCCTGCGCGGCGGCTTCTGGGCCCGCGTCGCGATCGCCTGGCCCGGGGACCCGGCCGAGGGCGAGCGCCTTCTGGCCCCGATCCGCGCGGCGGCGCCGGTGGCGGTCGACATGGTGGAGGAGATGCCGTACGCGGCCCTCGACCGCATCCACATGGAACCGCAGGACCCGCTGCCGGCCCGCGAGGCATGCGCCCTGCTACGCGACCTGACACCCGACGCGATCGGCACGTTCCTGTCCGAGGCGGGCCCGGACGTCCCCGACTTCCCCCTGCTCGTGGTGGAGATCCGCCACATGGGCGGCGCCCTCGCCCGCCCCGCCCGCCTGGAGGACGCGATCTGCTCCCGGGACGCGAACTACCTGCTGGAATCGGTGGGCGTCCTGGCAGCCCCACCGGCAGCGGAGGCCATAGAGATGGCCACAAGGTCCCTGTACACGGCGATGGCCCCCTACGGCACGGGCCACACAATGATCAACATCCACGGCACCCCCGGCGACTCCGAGGACCGGGCCCGGGCCTGGACGCCCGAGACCTGCACCCGCCTGACCCAGGACAAATCCACCTACGACCCGTCGAACCTGCTCCGCTTCGGCCACACGGTGCCGCTATAG
- a CDS encoding uroporphyrinogen-III synthase gives MSPTTLPAGLEHGHVTFLGAGPGDPGLLTLRAVEALANADVLVAEHEVLDVVRQHARQGVAEVHTDTGPDSDAAVGTGTPQLAVVDGASTTAGLPAVRDAAHLVMEAARGGRRVVRAVSGDPGLDTYAAEEMLACAAAGVPFEVVPGVAAAVGVAAYAGVPLRDAQGADVRFVDARTASDRCWTEVGASDGTVVVSTTLDSVGAAAGELVSAGRKPDTPMTVTVAGTTTRQRTWSATLGTIAQTLKQAKVLPSPEGGRPVIAVVGERSAAAQRDQLSWFESKPLFGWRVLVPRTKEQAASLSDQLRSYGAVPHEVPTIAVEPPRTPQQMERAVKGLVTGRYEWIAFTSVNAVKAVREKFEEYGLDARAFAGIKVAAVGEQTAKALIAFGVKPDLVPSGEQSAAGLLEDWPPYDPVFDPIDRVFLPRADIATETLVAGLIELGWEVDDVTAYRTVRASPPPAETREAIKGGGFDAVLFTSSSTVRNLVGIAGKPHNVTVIACIGPATAKTAEEHGLRVDVMAPEPSVHKLAEALAEFGLRRRAAAVEAGDPVTRPSERRPGARRRRSTT, from the coding sequence GTGAGCCCCACCACTCTTCCCGCCGGCCTTGAACACGGGCACGTCACCTTCCTCGGTGCCGGACCCGGGGATCCGGGGCTGCTGACTCTGCGCGCCGTCGAAGCGCTGGCGAACGCGGACGTACTGGTCGCCGAGCACGAGGTGCTCGACGTCGTACGTCAGCACGCCAGGCAGGGCGTCGCCGAAGTGCACACGGACACGGGTCCCGATTCGGACGCCGCCGTGGGCACAGGCACGCCTCAGCTAGCAGTTGTTGACGGCGCGTCAACAACCGCTGGGCTACCCGCAGTGCGGGATGCCGCACATCTTGTCATGGAGGCCGCACGGGGCGGCAGGCGGGTCGTGCGTGCGGTGTCCGGGGATCCCGGGCTCGACACGTACGCCGCCGAGGAGATGCTGGCGTGCGCCGCGGCCGGCGTGCCGTTCGAGGTCGTGCCGGGTGTCGCCGCTGCCGTGGGCGTGGCCGCGTATGCCGGCGTGCCGCTGCGGGACGCGCAGGGCGCGGACGTGCGGTTCGTGGACGCCCGGACGGCTTCGGACCGGTGCTGGACCGAGGTCGGGGCGTCGGACGGGACGGTCGTCGTGTCGACGACGCTGGATTCCGTGGGCGCGGCCGCCGGTGAGCTGGTGTCGGCGGGGCGCAAGCCCGATACGCCGATGACGGTGACCGTCGCCGGTACGACCACGAGGCAGCGGACCTGGAGCGCGACCCTCGGGACCATCGCCCAGACGCTGAAGCAGGCCAAGGTGCTGCCCTCGCCCGAAGGCGGGCGGCCGGTGATAGCCGTGGTCGGTGAGCGTTCCGCCGCCGCCCAGCGCGACCAGCTGTCGTGGTTCGAGTCCAAGCCGCTCTTCGGGTGGCGGGTGCTCGTGCCGCGTACGAAGGAGCAGGCGGCTTCGCTCTCCGACCAGCTGCGGTCGTACGGGGCCGTGCCGCACGAGGTGCCGACGATCGCCGTCGAGCCGCCGCGGACGCCTCAGCAGATGGAGCGGGCGGTCAAGGGGCTCGTGACCGGGCGGTACGAGTGGATCGCCTTCACCTCGGTGAACGCGGTCAAGGCCGTGCGGGAGAAGTTCGAGGAGTACGGGCTCGATGCCCGGGCGTTCGCCGGGATCAAGGTCGCCGCGGTGGGGGAGCAGACCGCGAAGGCGCTGATCGCGTTCGGTGTGAAGCCGGATCTCGTGCCCAGTGGCGAGCAGTCGGCTGCGGGGCTGCTGGAGGACTGGCCGCCGTACGACCCCGTTTTCGATCCGATCGACCGGGTGTTCCTGCCTCGGGCCGATATCGCTACGGAGACGCTGGTCGCCGGGCTCATCGAGCTGGGCTGGGAGGTCGACGACGTCACGGCCTACCGGACCGTGCGGGCTTCGCCGCCGCCGGCCGAGACGCGGGAGGCGATCAAGGGCGGTGGCTTTGATGCCGTTCTCTTCACGTCGTCCTCGACTGTGCGGAATCTGGTGGGGATTGCCGGCAAGCCGCACAACGTGACTGTGATCGCCTGTATCGGGCCGGCTACCGCGAAGACTGCCGAGGAGCATGGGCTTCGGGTGGATGTGATGGCTCCGGAGCCGTCCGTGCACAAGCTGGCTGAGGCGTTGGCCGAGTTCGGGTTGCGGCGGCGGGCCGCGGCGGTTGAGGCGGGGGACCCCGTTACTCGGCCGAGTGAGCGGCGGCCGGGGGCCCGGCGGCGGCGGTCCACGACGTAG
- the hemC gene encoding hydroxymethylbilane synthase — protein MTQQALRLGTRRSRLAMAQSGQVADAVSQVTGRPVELVEITTYGDVSREALAQIGGTGVFVTALRDALLKGEVDFAVHSLKDLPTTQPEELTLAAVPEREDPRDVIVAQDSLKFTDLPRGARIGTGSPRRMAQLNAYARSHGLDIETVAIRGNVDTRIGYVRDGELDAVVLAAAGLQRIGRIDEVTDFLSVDTVLPAPGQGALAIECTADNADLIAALGELDDPFTRVAVTAERSLLAALEAGCSAPVGALADLLADGQIVKEMRLRGVVGTTDGTRMVQLSTTGPVPETHDQALALGRELASEMLAQGAAGLMGERAQ, from the coding sequence ATGACTCAGCAGGCACTACGGCTCGGCACCAGGCGCAGCAGGCTCGCCATGGCCCAGTCCGGGCAGGTCGCGGACGCCGTGAGCCAGGTGACCGGACGGCCCGTCGAGCTGGTCGAGATCACCACGTACGGCGATGTCTCGCGCGAGGCGCTCGCGCAGATCGGCGGCACCGGCGTCTTCGTCACCGCCCTGCGCGACGCGCTCCTCAAGGGCGAGGTCGACTTCGCGGTGCACTCCCTCAAGGACCTGCCGACCACGCAGCCCGAGGAACTGACCCTCGCGGCCGTTCCCGAGAGGGAGGACCCGCGTGATGTGATCGTCGCGCAGGACTCCCTGAAGTTCACCGACCTGCCGCGCGGGGCGCGCATCGGTACGGGTTCGCCGCGCCGTATGGCGCAGCTCAACGCGTATGCGCGCAGCCACGGGCTGGACATCGAGACGGTCGCGATCCGCGGGAACGTGGATACGCGCATCGGATACGTGCGCGACGGCGAGCTGGATGCGGTGGTGCTCGCTGCGGCGGGTCTGCAGCGCATCGGCCGCATCGACGAAGTGACCGACTTCCTGTCGGTCGACACTGTTTTGCCCGCCCCCGGCCAGGGGGCACTGGCGATCGAGTGCACCGCGGACAACGCGGACCTGATCGCCGCGCTCGGGGAACTCGACGACCCGTTCACGCGGGTCGCCGTGACCGCCGAGCGCTCACTGCTCGCCGCCCTGGAGGCCGGTTGCAGTGCACCTGTGGGTGCGCTGGCCGACCTTCTGGCCGACGGGCAGATTGTCAAGGAAATGCGCCTGCGGGGCGTCGTCGGCACGACCGACGGCACTCGCATGGTGCAGCTGTCCACCACCGGTCCCGTGCCCGAGACGCACGACCAAGCGCTGGCGCTCGGTCGCGAACTCGCTTCCGAGATGCTTGCCCAGGGCGCGGCCGGTCTGATGGGGGAGCGAGCACAGTGA
- a CDS encoding glutamyl-tRNA reductase produces MSLLVVGLSHRSAPVSVLERAALSADAQIKLLQDTVAAEPATEAALLATCNRIELYADVDKFHAGVAELSTLLAQHSGVGLDELTPYLYVHYEDRAVHHLFSVACGLDSMVVGEGQILGQIKDSLAKAQELHSAGRLLNDLFQQALRVGKRAHSETGIDRAGQSLVTFGLEQLAAGADVTAWARGRKALVIGAGSMSSLAAATLARAGVAEIVVANRTYDRAERLAALLGEQYGQGLGETGGTDVPARAVPMESVPVELTRADVVVSCTGATGLVLTAEEIAAGVEGRTGQPVAFEEAGDSGRTAAKAPAARSAADAADARQTPLPPTSVGTDEDCPLDLGSVQGGFSVMGEAAVAGMDAATLEQHAAWAAGGAVDRREAVRRSPEADAELITALAATVATVGRIPERRKPEPVEASRPAPVLALLDLAMPRDIDAAVHRLAGVRLVDIESLADASADAPMAADVDQVRRIVSDEVAAFGAAQRAAHITPTVVALRAMAADVVANEIARLEGRLPGLDDKHRGEITQTVKRVVDKLLHAPTVRVKQLAAEPGGAGYADALRTLFDLDQETVASVSRAEDSTEKDRGPR; encoded by the coding sequence ATGAGTCTCCTCGTCGTAGGGCTGAGCCACCGCAGCGCCCCGGTCAGCGTCCTGGAGCGCGCCGCGCTGAGCGCGGACGCCCAGATCAAGCTGCTGCAGGACACCGTCGCCGCCGAGCCGGCGACCGAGGCCGCCCTGCTGGCCACCTGCAACCGCATCGAGCTGTACGCCGACGTGGACAAGTTCCACGCCGGTGTCGCCGAGCTGTCCACGCTGCTCGCCCAGCACAGCGGGGTGGGGCTCGACGAGCTCACGCCGTACCTCTACGTCCACTACGAGGACCGGGCCGTCCACCATCTGTTCTCGGTGGCCTGCGGGCTCGACTCCATGGTCGTCGGGGAGGGGCAGATCCTCGGACAGATCAAGGACTCCCTCGCCAAGGCGCAGGAACTGCACAGCGCCGGACGGCTGCTGAACGACCTGTTCCAGCAGGCCCTGCGCGTCGGCAAGCGCGCCCACTCCGAGACCGGCATCGACCGCGCCGGGCAGTCCCTGGTCACCTTCGGCCTGGAGCAGCTCGCCGCCGGGGCGGACGTCACGGCGTGGGCCCGCGGCAGGAAGGCCCTGGTCATCGGGGCCGGCTCGATGTCCTCGCTGGCCGCCGCCACGCTCGCGCGTGCCGGTGTCGCCGAGATCGTCGTCGCCAACCGCACGTACGACCGCGCCGAGCGCCTCGCTGCCCTGCTCGGAGAGCAGTACGGACAGGGTCTCGGTGAGACCGGCGGTACGGACGTGCCGGCCCGCGCGGTACCGATGGAGTCGGTGCCGGTCGAGCTGACACGTGCCGATGTCGTCGTGTCCTGCACCGGCGCGACCGGACTCGTCCTCACGGCCGAGGAGATCGCCGCGGGCGTGGAGGGCCGTACCGGTCAGCCGGTCGCCTTCGAGGAAGCCGGCGACAGCGGCCGTACGGCTGCCAAGGCGCCGGCCGCCAGGAGCGCCGCCGACGCCGCCGACGCACGACAGACCCCGCTGCCGCCCACCAGCGTCGGCACCGACGAGGACTGCCCGCTGGACCTCGGCTCCGTGCAGGGAGGTTTCTCTGTCATGGGGGAGGCCGCCGTCGCCGGTATGGACGCGGCCACCCTGGAGCAGCACGCGGCCTGGGCCGCGGGCGGAGCCGTCGACCGCCGTGAGGCCGTCCGGCGCAGCCCCGAGGCCGACGCCGAGCTGATCACCGCGCTCGCCGCGACCGTGGCCACCGTCGGCCGGATCCCCGAGCGCCGCAAGCCCGAGCCGGTCGAGGCCTCCCGCCCCGCGCCGGTGCTCGCCCTGCTGGACCTCGCCATGCCGCGCGACATCGACGCCGCCGTGCACCGGCTGGCCGGGGTGCGGCTGGTCGACATCGAGTCGCTGGCGGACGCCTCCGCCGACGCCCCGATGGCGGCCGATGTCGACCAGGTCCGCCGTATCGTCTCCGACGAGGTCGCGGCCTTCGGGGCGGCTCAACGGGCCGCGCACATCACGCCCACCGTCGTCGCGCTGCGCGCGATGGCCGCCGACGTCGTGGCGAATGAGATCGCCCGTCTGGAGGGGCGGCTGCCCGGGCTCGACGACAAGCACCGCGGCGAGATCACGCAGACCGTCAAGCGTGTGGTCGACAAGCTGCTGCACGCGCCGACCGTGCGGGTCAAGCAGCTCGCGGCAGAGCCGGGCGGCGCGGGGTACGCGGACGCCCTGAGGACCCTGTTCGACCTCGACCAGGAGACGGTGGCCTCCGTCTCGCGCGCCGAGGACAGCACCGAGAAAGACCGAGGCCCACGATGA
- a CDS encoding redox-sensing transcriptional repressor Rex, translating into MATGRTHRPATRSRGIPEATVARLPLYLRALTALSERSVPTVSSEELAAAAGVNSAKLRKDFSYLGSYGTRGVGYDVEYLVYQISRELGLTQDWPVVIVGIGNLGAALANYGGFASRGFRVAALIDADPAMAGKPVAGIPVQHSDDLEKIIQDNGVSIGVIATPAGAAQPVCDRLVAAGVTSILNFAPTVLTVPDGVDVRKVDLSIELQILAFHEQRKAGEEAHAHADGAGPAAVTRESDRSTDQGPDGDVPAVMPA; encoded by the coding sequence GTGGCAACTGGCCGAACTCACCGACCGGCGACCCGCAGCCGAGGGATTCCCGAGGCCACCGTCGCCAGGCTTCCGCTGTACCTCCGCGCCCTGACCGCACTGTCGGAGCGCTCGGTACCCACGGTCTCCTCCGAGGAGCTCGCGGCCGCGGCGGGGGTCAACTCCGCCAAGCTGCGCAAGGACTTCTCGTACCTCGGGTCGTACGGAACGCGCGGTGTCGGCTACGACGTCGAGTATCTCGTCTACCAGATCTCCCGCGAACTGGGGCTCACCCAGGACTGGCCGGTTGTGATCGTCGGTATCGGTAACCTCGGCGCCGCGCTCGCCAACTACGGCGGCTTCGCCTCCCGTGGCTTCCGGGTCGCCGCGCTCATCGACGCCGACCCGGCCATGGCCGGCAAGCCCGTCGCCGGGATTCCCGTGCAGCACTCCGACGACCTGGAGAAGATCATCCAGGACAACGGCGTGTCGATCGGTGTCATCGCCACCCCCGCCGGTGCCGCCCAGCCGGTCTGCGACCGGCTCGTGGCCGCCGGGGTCACCTCCATCCTGAACTTCGCGCCGACCGTGCTGACCGTCCCGGACGGCGTCGACGTGCGCAAGGTCGACCTCTCCATCGAGCTGCAGATCCTCGCCTTCCACGAGCAGCGCAAGGCAGGCGAGGAGGCCCACGCCCACGCCGACGGTGCCGGACCGGCCGCCGTCACCCGCGAGTCCGACCGATCCACCGACCAGGGGCCCGACGGGGACGTACCCGCCGTGATGCCGGCATGA
- a CDS encoding glutaredoxin family protein, with product MADMSPLFRRAAAKSSPDRLVTLIGKPDCHLCDDAQIVVEKVCDELGVPWELKDINQDPQLHDQYWEQIPVVLVDGAQHTFWRVNENRLRKALTG from the coding sequence ATGGCTGACATGAGTCCCCTCTTTCGTCGCGCCGCAGCCAAGTCCTCCCCGGACCGGCTCGTCACCCTGATCGGCAAGCCCGATTGTCATCTGTGTGATGACGCACAGATCGTCGTCGAGAAGGTGTGTGACGAACTGGGGGTTCCGTGGGAGCTGAAGGACATCAACCAGGACCCCCAACTCCACGACCAGTACTGGGAACAGATCCCCGTCGTCCTCGTCGACGGAGCCCAGCACACGTTCTGGCGTGTGAACGAGAATCGCCTCCGCAAAGCACTGACCGGGTAG
- a CDS encoding HAD family hydrolase produces the protein MAALGWLTPRRRSATARSVLAGEASAEAARKSSQEATATEVSDVEPEFPVLGDEQAAAFFDLDNTVMQGAALFHFGRGLYKRKFFETRDLARFAWQQAWFRLAGVEDPEHMQDARDSALSIVKGHRVAELTSIGEEIYDEYMAERIWPGTRALAQAHLDAGQKVWLVTAAPVEIAQVISRRLGLTGALGTVAESVDGVYTGKLVGEPLHGPAKAEAVRALAAAEGLDLSRCAAYSDSHNDIPMLSLVGHPYAINPDTKLRKHARKLDWRLRDYRTGRKAAKVGIPAAAGVGAVAGGTAAAIALHRRRR, from the coding sequence ATGGCCGCTCTTGGATGGCTCACTCCCCGTAGGCGCTCCGCCACGGCGCGGAGCGTGTTGGCTGGCGAGGCTTCGGCGGAGGCAGCGCGCAAGTCGTCGCAGGAAGCGACAGCGACAGAGGTCTCCGACGTCGAGCCGGAGTTCCCGGTACTCGGCGACGAGCAGGCTGCCGCCTTCTTCGACCTGGACAACACCGTCATGCAGGGTGCTGCCCTCTTCCACTTCGGCCGCGGCCTGTACAAGCGGAAGTTCTTCGAGACGCGCGACCTCGCCCGGTTCGCCTGGCAGCAGGCGTGGTTCCGGCTGGCGGGGGTCGAGGATCCGGAGCACATGCAGGACGCCCGCGACTCGGCACTGTCGATCGTGAAGGGCCACCGGGTCGCCGAGCTGACGTCGATCGGCGAGGAGATCTACGACGAGTACATGGCCGAGCGCATCTGGCCGGGTACGCGCGCCCTCGCCCAGGCGCACCTGGACGCCGGCCAGAAGGTGTGGCTGGTCACGGCCGCCCCGGTCGAGATCGCTCAGGTGATCTCCCGCCGCCTCGGCCTGACGGGTGCCCTCGGCACGGTGGCGGAGTCGGTGGACGGCGTCTACACCGGCAAACTGGTCGGCGAACCGCTGCACGGCCCGGCGAAGGCGGAGGCCGTCCGCGCCCTGGCCGCCGCGGAGGGCCTGGACCTCTCCCGCTGCGCGGCCTACAGCGACTCCCACAACGACATCCCGATGCTCTCCCTCGTCGGCCACCCCTACGCCATCAACCCCGACACCAAGCTCCGCAAACACGCCCGCAAACTGGACTGGCGCCTACGCGACTACCGCACCGGCCGAAAGGCCGCGAAGGTCGGCATCCCGGCGGCGGCAGGAGTGGGCGCGGTGGCCGGCGGCACGGCAGCGGCGATCGCATTGCACAGGCGGCGGCGCTAG